In Deinococcus puniceus, one genomic interval encodes:
- a CDS encoding RidA family protein gives MKPQQPQRPITKRVSGGSPWEDVVGYSRAVRVGQIVHVAGTTATLHGEVQCVGDAAGQTRVILNIIQAALESLGGRMQDVVRTRIYVTDIGQWEAVGRAHGEVFANIRPAASMVQVAALIDPDHLVEIEAEAILPLPSVDSASVDSGMNTEMDFAK, from the coding sequence ATGAAGCCCCAGCAACCTCAACGCCCCATCACCAAACGCGTTTCGGGTGGCAGCCCTTGGGAAGACGTGGTGGGCTATTCGCGGGCGGTGCGGGTGGGCCAAATCGTGCATGTCGCCGGAACCACCGCCACCCTGCACGGCGAGGTTCAGTGCGTGGGTGACGCGGCGGGCCAGACCCGCGTGATCCTCAACATTATTCAGGCCGCGCTGGAAAGCCTCGGCGGGCGCATGCAGGACGTGGTGCGAACCCGAATCTACGTAACAGACATCGGGCAGTGGGAAGCGGTAGGACGCGCACACGGCGAGGTGTTTGCCAACATTCGCCCTGCCGCCAGCATGGTACAGGTGGCAGCGCTGATCGACCCCGACCATCTGGTAGAAATTGAAGCCGAAGCGATTTTGCCCCTGCCCAGTGTGGATTCTGCCAGTGTGGATTCTGGGATGAATACCGAGATGGATTTTGCCAAATGA
- a CDS encoding aldo/keto reductase: protein MTGLEHRLLGANPPTVTRLGLGLAALGRPGYINVGHGADLGPEKSVEAMRANAHAMLDEAWAAGVRYFDAARSYGLAEEFLGSWLETTAHTATVGSKWGYTYTANWRTDAEQHEVKDHTRPTLERQWPETLAALRRTPDIYLIHSATLETGVLDDARVLARLAELAESGVRVGLSLSGPTQAATLQRALEVRVDGVNPLSVVQATWNLLEPSAGAALAEAHAAGWGVVVKEGVANGRLTARATLPKPITDLCARLHTTPDAVALAAALAQPWADTVLSGATTQQHLRSNLSAVSLELGLEELDALQDAAQAPAVYWQERAGMAWN, encoded by the coding sequence ATGACCGGACTAGAACACCGCCTACTGGGAGCCAACCCGCCCACCGTCACGCGCCTCGGCCTCGGCTTGGCAGCGTTGGGGCGGCCCGGGTACATCAACGTAGGACACGGGGCCGACTTGGGGCCAGAAAAGTCGGTGGAGGCGATGCGGGCCAACGCCCATGCCATGCTGGACGAGGCTTGGGCGGCAGGAGTGCGCTACTTTGACGCGGCCCGCAGCTATGGATTGGCCGAAGAATTCTTGGGAAGCTGGCTTGAAACCACTGCCCACACCGCCACAGTCGGCAGCAAATGGGGCTACACCTACACCGCCAATTGGCGCACCGACGCCGAGCAGCACGAGGTCAAAGACCACACGCGGCCTACGCTGGAGCGCCAGTGGCCCGAAACGTTAGCCGCCCTGCGCCGCACGCCCGACATTTACCTGATTCATTCCGCGACCTTAGAAACGGGCGTGCTGGACGACGCTAGGGTGCTGGCACGGCTGGCCGAACTGGCCGAATCTGGCGTGCGCGTGGGCCTGAGCCTCAGCGGGCCAACTCAGGCGGCGACGTTGCAGCGGGCGCTGGAGGTGCGCGTGGACGGCGTGAATCCCCTGAGTGTGGTGCAGGCCACTTGGAATCTGCTGGAGCCTTCAGCGGGCGCGGCGTTGGCAGAGGCGCACGCGGCAGGCTGGGGCGTGGTGGTCAAGGAAGGGGTTGCCAATGGCCGCCTGACCGCACGGGCCACCCTTCCCAAACCCATCACCGACCTGTGCGCCCGCCTGCACACCACGCCCGACGCTGTGGCCCTCGCCGCCGCCCTCGCGCAGCCTTGGGCCGACACGGTACTCAGCGGCGCGACCACGCAGCAACACCTTCGCAGCAACCTCAGCGCCGTGAGTCTGGAACTTGGGTTAGAGGAGCTGGACGCCTTGCAGGACGCAGCGCAAGCTCCGGCGGTGTACTGGCAGGAGCGGGCGGGGATGGCTTGGAATTAG
- a CDS encoding DUF3291 domain-containing protein, with translation MLLAQVNIARLRAPLDAPELQGFVEGLAPINALADAAPGFVWRLQDESGDATSVVYDPDPLLIVNLSVWESAEALHAFTYTGPHVEFLRRRRDWFNRLATPHLALWWVDDQHRPTPAEAHDRLAHLEAHGPTPHAFTLSKLHGPEVLETI, from the coding sequence ATGCTCTTGGCTCAGGTCAATATCGCCCGCTTGCGTGCGCCGCTGGACGCACCCGAACTGCAAGGTTTCGTGGAGGGCCTCGCGCCCATCAATGCATTGGCCGACGCTGCACCGGGCTTTGTTTGGAGGCTCCAAGACGAAAGCGGCGACGCGACCAGTGTGGTGTACGACCCCGACCCCCTGCTGATCGTGAATCTGAGCGTCTGGGAGAGTGCCGAAGCCCTACACGCCTTCACGTATACCGGGCCGCACGTCGAATTTTTGCGCCGCCGCCGCGACTGGTTTAATCGGCTGGCGACCCCACATTTGGCGCTGTGGTGGGTAGATGACCAACACCGCCCAACCCCCGCCGAGGCCCATGACCGTTTGGCCCACTTAGAGGCGCATGGGCCGACGCCGCACGCCTTTACACTGAGCAAATTGCACGGGCCAGAAGTGTTGGAGACGATTTAG
- a CDS encoding HepT-like ribonuclease domain-containing protein: MTQPAPLFPDLRLYDVAQLLQANAAQWQALGVVRVRVFGSVARGQANNDSDVDLLVDFALTTPPAGLLQLMRVKDLFEDLLERRVDVLTEGGLKPALRREILADCVDVTKIPIDSRLFGSQFEQSEQERVRVPGDGAAGGVVPTVAELDGIRMMNAGLPTAPRVGVKRWRWRVFDLLDALDRIERFTFLHTLTTFLADEQAQDAVLHNLARLGETTKFIPQRIQDTHPEVPWVLLRDIRNLVSHDYFGIDTELLWHTARQELPGLRAALQALAEGEEEGRGG, encoded by the coding sequence GTGACCCAACCCGCCCCCTTGTTCCCCGACTTGCGCCTGTACGATGTGGCTCAACTCTTGCAAGCCAACGCCGCCCAGTGGCAGGCGCTCGGTGTGGTGCGGGTGCGGGTCTTCGGCAGCGTGGCGCGGGGGCAGGCGAACAACGATTCGGATGTGGATCTGCTGGTGGATTTCGCCCTGACCACGCCGCCAGCGGGCCTCCTTCAACTCATGCGCGTCAAAGACCTGTTCGAAGATTTGCTGGAACGCCGCGTGGACGTGCTGACCGAGGGCGGCCTGAAGCCTGCGCTGAGGCGTGAGATTTTGGCTGACTGCGTGGATGTGACAAAAATTCCGATTGACTCCCGTCTGTTTGGGAGTCAATTCGAGCAGAGCGAGCAGGAAAGGGTACGGGTTCCGGGAGATGGAGCCGCAGGCGGTGTGGTTCCGACTGTGGCGGAATTGGACGGAATCCGTATGATGAATGCGGGCCTGCCCACTGCACCCCGCGTGGGCGTGAAGCGGTGGCGGTGGCGGGTCTTTGACTTGCTGGACGCTCTAGACCGCATTGAGCGTTTCACGTTTCTGCACACGCTGACCACTTTTCTGGCCGACGAACAGGCCCAAGACGCCGTGCTCCACAACCTTGCCCGCTTAGGCGAGACCACCAAATTCATTCCTCAGCGGATACAGGACACGCACCCGGAAGTGCCGTGGGTGCTGCTGCGCGATATCCGCAACCTCGTGTCACACGACTATTTTGGAATAGATACAGAGTTGCTGTGGCACACGGCCCGCCAAGAATTGCCGGGATTGCGGGCGGCATTGCAGGCGTTGGCGGAGGGGGAAGAAGAGGGGAGAGGCGGCTAA
- a CDS encoding 4'-phosphopantetheinyl transferase superfamily protein gives MILAIGNDLIEVERIRGVLAREGARAERLFHPLELAYCAGLADPVPSFAARFAAKEAFQKVWPRPHGWRDVWVERERTPDGPFPFAPPILGFAPHIAAEMQERGWVAHLSLTHTREHAAAVVILEQRG, from the coding sequence ATGATTCTCGCCATAGGAAACGACCTGATCGAAGTGGAGCGCATCCGGGGCGTGCTGGCGCGGGAAGGGGCGCGGGCCGAGCGGTTGTTTCACCCTCTGGAGTTGGCGTACTGCGCCGGATTGGCCGACCCGGTGCCCAGTTTCGCAGCGCGGTTTGCGGCCAAAGAAGCCTTTCAGAAGGTCTGGCCCCGCCCACACGGATGGCGCGACGTGTGGGTAGAGCGCGAGCGCACGCCGGACGGCCCGTTTCCGTTTGCGCCGCCAATCTTGGGGTTTGCGCCGCATATCGCCGCCGAGATGCAGGAGCGCGGCTGGGTGGCCCACCTGAGCCTGACGCACACGCGGGAACACGCGGCGGCAGTGGTTATTTTGGAACAGCGTGGGTGA
- a CDS encoding Cof-type HAD-IIB family hydrolase: MTRPVRLIATDLDGTLLHSDQTVSPRTRAALNAARAAGIHIVPVTARQPRGVQRIAEMAGFEGWALCGNGAHCVHLTTGETLFTAHVEVEAQTRLALLLSERVPDVRFASVRDGGEVFVAQTDYAALATFEDHKRDPSDMGQHALSTVLDAPSLKFIVRHPTLTPRQLLAEVQALGVLGFAVTHSGAPFLEVLAEGVSKAWGLAHLCTHLGLEAAEVLAFGDATNDAELLAWAGRGVAVANAEPEALAAASEVTLSNDEDGVALVVERLLGLN, from the coding sequence GTGACGCGCCCTGTTCGTTTGATCGCCACCGATTTGGACGGCACTTTGCTACATTCCGACCAAACGGTCAGCCCACGCACGCGGGCGGCCCTGAACGCAGCGCGGGCAGCAGGCATCCACATCGTGCCCGTTACGGCCCGTCAACCGCGTGGGGTGCAGCGAATCGCAGAGATGGCCGGATTTGAAGGGTGGGCACTGTGTGGGAACGGCGCACACTGCGTTCACTTGACGACGGGTGAGACATTGTTTACGGCACATGTAGAGGTAGAAGCGCAAACCCGGCTGGCCCTGTTGCTGTCGGAGCGCGTGCCGGACGTGCGTTTTGCCAGCGTGCGCGACGGCGGAGAAGTGTTTGTCGCGCAGACGGACTACGCCGCTCTAGCGACTTTCGAAGATCACAAGCGCGATCCCAGCGATATGGGTCAACACGCCCTCAGTACCGTACTAGACGCTCCGAGTCTCAAGTTTATCGTGCGGCACCCCACCCTGACACCGCGCCAACTGCTGGCCGAAGTGCAGGCGCTGGGTGTGCTGGGATTTGCCGTGACCCATTCGGGCGCACCTTTTTTAGAAGTGCTGGCCGAAGGCGTCAGCAAGGCGTGGGGACTGGCCCATCTGTGTACACATCTGGGATTAGAGGCCGCTGAAGTCTTGGCTTTCGGTGACGCCACCAACGACGCAGAACTGCTGGCATGGGCAGGCCGGGGCGTAGCCGTTGCCAATGCCGAACCCGAAGCGTTGGCCGCCGCCTCTGAAGTCACGCTCAGCAACGATGAGGACGGGGTGGCACTGGTGGTAGAGCGGCTTCTGGGCCTGAACTGA
- the lipB gene encoding lipoyl(octanoyl) transferase LipB: MRALPGEIEAAVVGAFDVLDLGVVPYREAWDVQKQHHARVAAGGRPALLLLEHPPVLTLGRKAREGSNIVVTREYLAAQGIEVLEVERGGDVTYHGPGQLVAYAIFPVGRRVADFLRLLEAATLHALTALGLPDARPNPGYAGVYVNPRDVNGLTYEQKICSFGVAVQKNVALHGLGLNVTTNLQHFDLIVPCGLSGTHMTSVQREYELRGVERTASVAEAKAALISAFHTTFAAYDWTLPDVASPLNPSSPSLQGATA; encoded by the coding sequence GTGAGAGCCTTACCGGGGGAAATTGAAGCTGCTGTTGTGGGCGCGTTTGACGTGCTTGACCTCGGCGTGGTGCCGTACCGGGAAGCGTGGGATGTGCAAAAACAGCACCATGCACGGGTGGCGGCAGGTGGGCGGCCTGCGCTGCTGCTGCTGGAGCATCCGCCCGTGCTGACGCTGGGCCGCAAAGCGCGGGAAGGCAGCAATATCGTGGTCACGCGGGAGTATCTGGCCGCGCAGGGCATAGAGGTGCTGGAAGTGGAGCGCGGCGGCGACGTGACCTATCACGGCCCCGGTCAACTGGTGGCCTACGCGATTTTTCCGGTGGGGAGGCGAGTCGCGGACTTTTTGCGCCTGCTGGAAGCCGCCACCCTGCACGCCCTGACCGCGCTCGGCCTGCCCGACGCCCGCCCCAATCCCGGTTACGCGGGCGTGTACGTGAATCCGCGTGACGTGAACGGCCTGACCTACGAGCAAAAAATCTGCTCTTTTGGCGTGGCGGTGCAGAAGAATGTGGCGCTGCATGGGCTGGGCCTGAACGTGACCACCAACTTGCAGCACTTTGACCTGATCGTGCCGTGTGGCCTGAGCGGCACCCACATGACCAGCGTGCAGCGCGAATACGAGTTGCGCGGCGTAGAGCGCACGGCCAGCGTAGCCGAAGCCAAAGCCGCCCTGATCTCTGCCTTCCACACCACTTTTGCCGCCTACGACTGGACGTTGCCCGACGTGGCAAGCCCCCTCAATCCATCTTCCCCAAGCCTACAGGGAGCCACCGCATGA
- the lipA gene encoding lipoyl synthase has translation MTQDPTTPSTQEPKFIKNGIYRKDSVPVRDKKPDWLKVTIPTGQVFGEVRKIVKEHRLHTVCEEAMCPNIGECWSRGTATFMLMGHICTRACRFCAVDTGNPMGKLDLDEPAGVADSVRLMGLKYVVLTSVDRDDLPDGGAYHFAKTVQAIKRVNPETRVEALTPDFGGNTHCVDLVLESGVDTYAQNIETVRRLTHPVRDIRASYDQTLAVLAHAKQARPDVITKTSIMLGLGETREEISEAMRDCRAAGVDVLTFGQYLRPTMHHLPVVRYVSPAEFEEIREEGMKLGFLEIVSGPLVRSSYKAEQIVMDKPGNLPEHLAHLEGGEQLSLI, from the coding sequence ATGACCCAAGACCCCACGACACCCAGCACCCAAGAACCCAAATTCATCAAAAACGGCATCTACCGCAAAGACAGCGTGCCCGTGCGCGACAAGAAACCCGACTGGCTGAAGGTGACCATTCCCACCGGGCAAGTGTTCGGGGAAGTGCGGAAAATCGTGAAGGAACACCGCCTGCACACGGTCTGCGAGGAAGCCATGTGCCCCAACATCGGCGAATGCTGGAGCCGGGGCACGGCCACGTTCATGCTGATGGGCCATATCTGCACCCGCGCCTGCCGCTTTTGTGCGGTAGACACAGGCAATCCGATGGGCAAACTGGACTTGGACGAACCCGCTGGAGTGGCCGACAGCGTGCGCCTGATGGGCCTGAAATACGTGGTGCTGACCAGCGTAGACCGCGACGATTTGCCCGACGGCGGCGCGTACCACTTTGCCAAAACGGTGCAGGCCATCAAGCGCGTGAACCCGGAGACCCGCGTGGAAGCCCTGACGCCCGACTTTGGCGGCAATACCCACTGCGTGGACTTGGTGCTGGAGAGCGGCGTGGACACCTACGCCCAAAACATCGAAACGGTGCGCCGCCTGACCCACCCGGTGCGCGATATTCGGGCCAGCTATGACCAGACGCTGGCGGTGCTGGCCCACGCCAAGCAGGCCCGCCCCGACGTGATCACCAAAACCAGCATCATGCTGGGACTGGGCGAAACCCGTGAGGAAATCAGCGAGGCCATGCGCGACTGCCGCGCCGCCGGGGTAGACGTGCTGACCTTCGGGCAATATCTGCGCCCCACCATGCACCATCTGCCCGTGGTGCGCTACGTGTCGCCTGCCGAATTTGAAGAGATTCGGGAAGAGGGCATGAAACTGGGCTTCCTAGAAATCGTGTCGGGGCCGCTGGTGCGCAGCAGCTACAAAGCCGAACAGATCGTGATGGACAAGCCCGGCAACTTGCCCGAGCATCTGGCCCATTTGGAAGGCGGCGAGCAACTGAGTTTGATCTGA
- a CDS encoding ATP-binding protein: MSEPSPFPHLSLTERLQDVTELLAAATTPASVFKVILAPALTALNAIAGAVLLVNELGNGLDVAATAGHEEDAQTIWQAGPLQTEMPAGDALQWGTPLFFEHAGALTAAYPELEAHTGVIAPVASAVLPMFEGGQPLGVIVLDFREPHTFSLEEQHFLRTLSAQCGIALGRARLMSELQRQVDQRTQQVAREARAQEAFIAFTEAVGTETEVLLLAQHSVTVLDQRFPGSTVTYYEREDGRWKLRVQSEDLTANPVLLEQLRAGLPLETPVFAAVLQTHAPVFVNGWDAQQEQVEHTDMYHTVATYPFLRQGEVQAVLGIGLRDQMHWADSDRALFLAVCRGLSLALDRAEQIQQVQLQKTAVLNRNRALEAFAQLAQDFMFETGRFPLVRRAQEIVLTLLPPGYAVYYEPEGELWRCRSQVGDLGNDALQALVDAGFPLEIPTLRQPFETGLPLYQDVYAQGSDTDAAVVKHIQAVVSLPLQVSRTTVGIFVIGLFHQRKWTATDRAVLETTMNSLSLALERAEHARELTAQRDVLDARTRSLSAANEELEAFAYSVSHDLRTPVRHMTSFGTLLRKSLADRLDEKSARYLTIMDQAAGRMNTLIDAMLELSRTSQQALLLQPVDLDRLVMGVRQSLESELKGRQVTWTIGPLPLVMGDQGLLRQVFENLLGNALKYSAPRSEAQIEIWAEDGPQDWRIFVRDNGVGFDNRYTHKLFGVFQRLHRQEEFEGNGVGLANVRRVVARHGGTVTAQGQVGEGATFSFTLPKSEDASAPE, encoded by the coding sequence ATGTCGGAGCCTTCCCCCTTCCCCCACCTGTCCCTGACGGAGCGTTTGCAGGACGTCACCGAACTGTTGGCGGCGGCCACCACGCCTGCCTCGGTCTTCAAGGTGATTCTCGCCCCAGCGCTCACCGCTCTCAACGCCATAGCTGGAGCAGTGCTGCTGGTGAACGAACTCGGGAACGGTTTGGACGTGGCGGCGACTGCTGGGCACGAAGAGGACGCCCAGACCATCTGGCAGGCGGGGCCGCTGCAGACGGAGATGCCCGCTGGGGACGCGCTCCAGTGGGGTACACCGCTGTTCTTCGAGCATGCTGGAGCGCTCACCGCGGCCTATCCCGAACTCGAAGCGCACACCGGCGTGATCGCTCCTGTCGCCAGCGCCGTCTTGCCCATGTTCGAGGGTGGGCAGCCCTTGGGCGTCATCGTGCTGGACTTCAGGGAACCGCACACCTTTTCCCTAGAAGAACAGCATTTCCTGCGAACCCTGAGTGCCCAGTGCGGCATCGCCCTTGGCCGCGCCCGCCTGATGTCCGAATTGCAGCGGCAAGTGGATCAGCGCACCCAGCAGGTAGCAAGGGAGGCGCGCGCCCAAGAAGCCTTCATCGCGTTTACCGAGGCGGTGGGTACCGAGACGGAGGTTCTTCTGCTGGCCCAGCACAGCGTGACCGTGCTGGATCAACGCTTTCCGGGCAGTACCGTCACCTACTACGAACGCGAGGACGGGCGCTGGAAGCTGCGGGTGCAGAGTGAGGATCTGACTGCGAACCCGGTGCTGCTGGAACAGTTGCGGGCCGGTCTTCCCTTAGAGACCCCCGTGTTCGCAGCCGTGCTTCAGACTCACGCCCCTGTGTTCGTCAACGGCTGGGACGCGCAGCAGGAGCAAGTAGAACACACCGACATGTACCACACGGTTGCCACCTATCCCTTCTTGCGGCAGGGCGAGGTACAGGCGGTGCTGGGCATCGGCCTGAGAGACCAGATGCACTGGGCAGACAGTGACCGCGCCCTATTTCTGGCCGTGTGCCGGGGACTGAGCCTCGCCCTTGACCGGGCTGAGCAGATTCAGCAGGTGCAACTTCAGAAAACAGCTGTGCTCAACCGCAACCGGGCGCTCGAAGCGTTTGCCCAGCTTGCCCAAGACTTCATGTTCGAAACCGGGCGCTTCCCGTTGGTGCGCCGCGCTCAGGAGATCGTGCTGACCTTGTTGCCGCCGGGCTACGCGGTGTATTACGAACCCGAGGGTGAGCTGTGGCGCTGCCGATCTCAGGTGGGCGACTTGGGCAACGACGCGCTTCAGGCCTTGGTGGACGCCGGGTTCCCCTTGGAAATTCCGACCCTGCGCCAGCCCTTCGAGACCGGTCTGCCGCTCTATCAGGATGTGTATGCCCAGGGCAGTGACACGGACGCCGCGGTGGTCAAGCACATCCAGGCCGTCGTGTCACTGCCCCTTCAGGTATCGCGCACGACGGTGGGCATCTTTGTAATTGGCCTGTTCCACCAGCGCAAATGGACAGCCACTGACCGGGCGGTGCTGGAAACGACCATGAACAGCTTGAGCTTGGCCCTCGAGCGTGCCGAGCATGCGCGGGAACTGACGGCCCAACGCGACGTCCTAGATGCCCGAACCCGCTCCTTGAGCGCTGCCAACGAGGAACTGGAGGCCTTCGCCTACTCGGTGTCGCACGACCTGCGGACTCCGGTGCGGCACATGACGAGTTTCGGCACCCTGCTCCGCAAATCGTTAGCAGACCGTCTGGACGAAAAGTCGGCCCGCTACCTCACCATCATGGATCAGGCGGCGGGGCGGATGAACACCCTGATCGACGCGATGCTGGAGCTTTCGCGCACTTCCCAGCAAGCTCTGCTTCTCCAACCGGTCGATCTGGATCGGTTGGTGATGGGGGTACGGCAGAGCCTCGAGTCGGAGCTGAAGGGGCGACAGGTGACTTGGACGATAGGCCCGCTTCCGCTGGTGATGGGGGATCAGGGACTTCTGCGCCAAGTCTTCGAGAACCTGCTGGGTAACGCCCTCAAGTACAGCGCTCCTCGGTCAGAGGCACAGATCGAGATCTGGGCGGAGGACGGCCCCCAAGACTGGCGCATCTTTGTGCGCGACAACGGCGTGGGCTTCGATAATCGCTACACGCACAAGTTGTTCGGGGTGTTTCAGCGCCTGCACCGCCAAGAAGAGTTCGAAGGCAACGGCGTAGGGCTGGCGAACGTGCGCCGGGTCGTGGCTCGGCACGGCGGCACCGTGACGGCGCAAGGACAGGTGGGAGAGGGGGCCACCTTCTCGTTCACCTTGCCGAAGAGTGAGGACGCCAGCGCCCCTGAGTGA
- a CDS encoding deoxyguanosinetriphosphate triphosphohydrolase — protein sequence MLTRQQLEAREAATLAPYATFSADSRGRAYPETESTTRTAFQKDRDRVLHTTAFRRLEAKTQVFLNAQGDHYRTRLTHTLEVGQVARSVALTLGLNETLAETLALAHDLGHPPFGHAGERVLNGLMAEQGELGRGGFDHNGQARRIVTLLEDRYAEFPGLNLTYETLDGLNKHDRAGLERPSLEAQLVDAADALAYTAHDLDDGLRSGLITPAQLAELPLWNELLARVPTAAPDLTERDRRTLHRELLGWLISDLTQSSDAAIAASGVATAQAARQHPVGLITYSPAMRELLRDTATFLRENLYRHWRVELQVEQATRVLETMFRAFLARPSMLPPTVRARAEAEGLPRAVCDFVAGMTDRYALETYGLITPP from the coding sequence ATGTTGACCCGCCAGCAGTTGGAGGCGCGAGAGGCGGCCACCCTCGCGCCCTACGCGACCTTCAGCGCCGATTCGCGGGGGCGGGCCTACCCGGAAACCGAAAGCACGACCCGCACGGCGTTTCAAAAAGACCGTGACCGCGTGCTTCACACCACTGCTTTTCGGCGGCTGGAAGCCAAAACGCAGGTGTTCCTGAACGCGCAGGGCGACCATTACCGCACCCGCCTAACGCACACATTGGAAGTGGGGCAGGTGGCCCGCTCGGTGGCGCTGACGCTGGGCCTGAACGAAACCTTGGCCGAAACGTTGGCGCTGGCACACGATTTGGGCCACCCACCCTTCGGACATGCGGGCGAACGAGTGCTGAACGGACTGATGGCCGAGCAAGGTGAGTTGGGACGGGGCGGCTTTGACCACAACGGACAGGCCCGCCGAATCGTGACCTTGTTGGAAGACCGCTACGCCGAATTTCCGGGCCTGAACCTGACCTATGAGACGCTGGACGGCCTGAACAAGCATGACCGCGCCGGATTGGAGCGCCCCAGTCTGGAAGCCCAGTTGGTCGACGCTGCCGACGCGCTGGCCTACACCGCGCACGACCTCGACGACGGCCTGCGAAGTGGCCTGATCACGCCCGCGCAACTGGCTGAATTGCCCCTTTGGAACGAGTTGTTGGCCCGCGTGCCCACCGCCGCCCCCGACCTGACCGAGCGAGACCGCCGCACCCTGCACCGTGAGTTGCTGGGCTGGCTGATCTCTGACCTGACCCAGTCCAGTGACGCGGCGATTGCGGCCAGCGGGGTTGCGACGGCGCAGGCCGCCCGCCAACATCCGGTGGGCCTGATCACCTACAGCCCTGCTATGCGTGAGCTGCTGCGCGACACAGCCACTTTTCTGCGCGAGAACCTGTACCGCCATTGGCGAGTCGAACTGCAAGTGGAGCAGGCCACGCGGGTGCTGGAAACGATGTTCCGGGCTTTTCTGGCCCGCCCGTCTATGCTGCCCCCCACCGTCCGTGCCCGTGCCGAGGCCGAGGGCTTGCCCCGCGCTGTGTGCGACTTCGTGGCCGGAATGACAGACCGCTACGCACTGGAAACCTACGGCCTGATCACACCGCCCTGA
- a CDS encoding NUDIX domain-containing protein yields MSDSQAGGTQVIYDGRILRLELQEGKWEVIRHAAAVSILALNDAGEMLLVRQLRRAVNAHTVEAPAGLIDEGETPEQAARRELQEEAGLDAEMTLLTQFYSSPGFCDELLYVFAARNLRDSRLPMDDDEEIEVLWMRPQAVLDGLQGGTLVGSAATITAALFGVQLLAAGAEQ; encoded by the coding sequence ATGAGCGATTCGCAGGCAGGCGGCACACAGGTCATCTATGACGGGCGAATTTTGCGTCTGGAACTGCAAGAAGGCAAATGGGAAGTGATCCGGCACGCCGCTGCCGTGTCTATTCTGGCCCTGAACGACGCGGGCGAAATGCTGCTGGTGCGTCAGCTTCGGCGGGCCGTGAACGCGCACACGGTAGAAGCCCCGGCAGGATTGATCGACGAGGGCGAAACGCCGGAGCAGGCCGCCCGCCGCGAGTTGCAGGAAGAGGCGGGCCTAGACGCCGAGATGACGCTGCTGACACAGTTCTACTCCAGCCCCGGCTTTTGCGACGAACTGCTGTACGTGTTCGCCGCCCGCAACCTGCGCGACTCCCGCCTGCCGATGGATGACGACGAAGAGATAGAAGTGCTGTGGATGCGCCCACAAGCCGTACTGGACGGCCTGCAGGGCGGCACGCTGGTGGGCAGCGCGGCCACGATCACGGCGGCCTTGTTCGGCGTGCAACTGCTGGCGGCGGGTGCCGAGCAATGA
- the ribF gene encoding riboflavin biosynthesis protein RibF produces the protein MKTFIAPGQRPDTETVVAIGSFDGIHLGHQALIAQLKAKAREHRVPSVVYTFDPPTRVLTQGVEFLSTLPEKLELLARYGVDETVAVPFTAEFAARPKEAFLDDLRLLRPRTVVVGEDFHFGRGRAGSAADLAEVAPEVVVVPIHGLGGEDIKSTRIREYLKTGDVEGARRLLGRHYDAQGVVIHGDQLGRTIGWPTANISVPDGKALPMGVFAVVAIGDHGRWHGMANVGFRPTVNGTTRRFEVHLFDYEGDLYGQELHIKFFAHLRGEQKFSGLDALKAQLQQDAANARAALVGVK, from the coding sequence ATGAAGACCTTCATCGCGCCCGGTCAGCGCCCCGATACCGAAACGGTGGTCGCCATCGGCAGCTTCGACGGAATTCATCTGGGACACCAAGCCCTGATCGCCCAACTGAAGGCCAAAGCGCGCGAACACCGTGTGCCCAGCGTGGTGTATACCTTCGACCCGCCGACTCGCGTGCTGACTCAGGGCGTGGAATTCCTGTCGACGCTGCCCGAAAAGCTGGAGTTGTTGGCCCGCTACGGCGTGGATGAAACGGTGGCCGTGCCCTTTACCGCCGAATTTGCGGCCCGCCCCAAGGAAGCGTTTTTGGATGACCTGCGGCTGCTGCGGCCCCGCACCGTCGTCGTGGGCGAAGACTTTCATTTCGGGCGCGGGCGGGCGGGCAGCGCGGCAGACTTGGCCGAAGTCGCGCCGGAAGTGGTGGTGGTGCCGATTCATGGGCTGGGCGGCGAGGATATTAAGAGCACGCGCATTCGGGAATACCTGAAAACTGGGGACGTGGAGGGCGCACGCCGCCTGCTGGGCCGCCATTACGACGCGCAGGGCGTGGTCATTCACGGCGATCAGTTGGGGCGCACCATCGGCTGGCCGACGGCCAATATCAGTGTTCCAGACGGCAAGGCGCTGCCGATGGGCGTGTTCGCGGTGGTGGCGATTGGCGATCACGGGCGCTGGCACGGCATGGCAAACGTGGGCTTCCGGCCTACAGTCAACGGCACCACCCGCCGCTTCGAAGTCCATCTGTTCGATTACGAGGGCGACTTGTACGGCCAAGAATTGCACATCAAGTTCTTTGCCCACCTCAGAGGCGAACAAAAATTCAGCGGTCTGGACGCCCTGAAAGCACAATTGCAGCAGGACGCGGCCAATGCGCGGGCGGCGTTGGTGGGTGTGAAGTAG